A portion of the Pseudomonas protegens CHA0 genome contains these proteins:
- a CDS encoding TonB-dependent receptor, translated as MFRALLPVPLVRTRPTLLAACLAFSLQAYAGPLHFQLPAQPLAASLSQIAQQAKIQLLFDEQLLRNAKAPALQGDYSPEEAIRTLLQDGRFNLVKVDNTYIVRPADTNLSSGSALQLGAMSVIGNGTEVDSSSVGRSTLNQAEIDRHQATNVVSLIDTLPGVSLGGSLKPGGQTINIWGLGDAEDVPMSVDGATKSGFERYQQGSVFIEPELIKRIEVEKGPHSPETGNGGFGGTVHMETKDAPDLLQEGRNAGAMVKYGYSSNSHEQAYTGAVYGRTDDHRFDALAYWTKRDGDDMKIASAQPDPRNAYPINPKRLPNTAQDMEGELFKLNMQLTDEHRLGFSYMRSNSDIWAPFSAKSYPTPPSQSDINKYGYDGATRRFLAQRNTIDTTWIAKYQYTPVDNPWIDFEAKYSDSTTDQTDERGPNAFFQPASGGRKITVGYDDKILALKNTSRFSTGPLEHALTNGIQIRKHTREVDMWMPGKTYEVPKYNYGHYQPGFMPHGKVDNNAFYIQDAITLGNFTLTPSLRYDHVRNRGEKNDAPFYNSPDPVAGHDYGDKTYTGWSPRLSAFWTVTPQFALFADYSKTWRAPVIDEQYEVQSAASTRSATSRDLDPERITALRAGNITSFSDVFTQADRVQVRTTLFHNTIKDEIMKNLGIGCPEQLSSGKSIGQVCNQPTIGVYRNIGDLTIKGFEVESFYDSTYLFGSLSYSWITGKHEGAYTNPWGPNVWARDIPPRKWVASLGVKIPQWDAQVGWQGQWVRQTDRVPSDIYAGGPASALGDAYWDQYKNDRYNVHGLFANWKPQQPYLKGTEVNFTLDNMFNRDYRPPLSGDNASSLGRNAKISVTRFF; from the coding sequence ATGTTTCGCGCGCTCTTGCCTGTTCCGTTAGTCCGTACCCGCCCTACCCTGCTCGCCGCCTGCCTGGCATTCAGCCTGCAGGCCTACGCCGGGCCGCTGCATTTCCAGTTGCCGGCGCAGCCTCTGGCCGCGTCCCTGAGCCAGATCGCCCAGCAGGCGAAGATCCAGCTGCTGTTCGATGAGCAACTGCTGCGCAACGCCAAGGCGCCGGCCCTGCAGGGTGACTACAGCCCGGAAGAGGCGATTCGCACCTTGCTGCAGGACGGTCGGTTCAACCTGGTGAAGGTCGACAACACCTACATCGTGCGCCCTGCCGACACCAACCTGAGCAGTGGTTCGGCCCTGCAACTGGGGGCCATGAGCGTGATCGGCAACGGCACCGAAGTGGACTCCTCGAGTGTCGGCCGCTCGACCCTGAACCAGGCGGAAATCGATCGCCACCAGGCCACCAACGTGGTCAGCCTGATCGACACCCTGCCCGGCGTGAGCCTGGGCGGCTCGCTCAAACCCGGCGGCCAGACCATCAACATCTGGGGCCTGGGGGATGCCGAAGACGTACCGATGAGCGTTGATGGCGCCACCAAGAGCGGCTTCGAACGCTACCAGCAGGGTTCGGTGTTCATCGAGCCGGAGCTGATCAAGCGCATCGAAGTGGAAAAAGGCCCGCACTCCCCCGAGACCGGCAACGGTGGTTTCGGCGGCACCGTGCACATGGAGACCAAGGACGCCCCGGACCTGCTGCAGGAAGGTCGCAACGCCGGCGCCATGGTCAAGTACGGCTACAGCAGCAACAGCCATGAACAGGCCTACACCGGCGCGGTGTACGGCCGTACCGATGATCACCGCTTCGATGCCCTGGCCTACTGGACCAAGCGCGACGGCGACGACATGAAGATCGCCAGCGCCCAGCCCGACCCCCGCAACGCCTACCCGATCAACCCCAAGCGCCTGCCCAATACCGCCCAGGACATGGAAGGCGAGCTGTTCAAGCTGAACATGCAACTGACCGACGAACATCGCCTGGGCTTCAGCTACATGCGCTCCAACAGCGACATCTGGGCGCCCTTCTCGGCCAAGAGCTACCCGACGCCACCGAGCCAGAGCGACATCAACAAGTACGGTTATGACGGCGCCACCCGCCGCTTCCTGGCCCAGCGCAATACCATCGACACCACCTGGATCGCCAAGTACCAGTACACCCCCGTGGACAATCCATGGATCGACTTCGAGGCCAAGTACTCCGATTCCACCACCGACCAGACCGACGAACGCGGGCCGAACGCCTTCTTCCAGCCGGCCTCCGGTGGCCGCAAGATCACCGTGGGCTATGACGACAAGATCCTGGCCCTGAAAAACACCAGCCGCTTCAGCACCGGCCCGCTGGAACACGCGCTGACCAATGGCATCCAGATCCGCAAGCACACTCGCGAAGTGGACATGTGGATGCCGGGCAAGACCTATGAAGTGCCCAAGTACAACTACGGCCACTACCAGCCTGGCTTCATGCCCCACGGCAAGGTCGACAACAATGCCTTCTACATCCAGGACGCCATCACCCTGGGGAATTTCACCCTGACCCCGTCCCTGCGCTACGACCATGTGCGCAACCGCGGCGAGAAGAACGACGCACCGTTCTACAACAGCCCCGACCCGGTGGCGGGCCACGATTACGGCGACAAGACCTACACCGGCTGGTCGCCTCGGCTGTCGGCGTTCTGGACAGTGACCCCGCAATTCGCCCTGTTCGCCGACTACAGCAAGACCTGGCGCGCGCCGGTGATCGACGAGCAGTACGAGGTCCAGTCGGCTGCCTCCACCCGTTCCGCCACCAGCCGAGACCTCGACCCGGAACGCATCACCGCGTTGCGCGCCGGTAACATCACCAGCTTCTCCGACGTGTTCACCCAGGCCGACCGCGTACAGGTGCGTACCACGCTGTTCCACAACACCATCAAAGACGAAATCATGAAGAACCTCGGGATCGGCTGCCCCGAGCAACTCAGCAGCGGCAAGAGCATCGGCCAGGTGTGCAACCAGCCGACCATAGGCGTCTACCGCAATATCGGCGACCTGACCATCAAGGGCTTCGAGGTGGAAAGCTTCTACGACTCGACCTACCTGTTCGGCTCGCTGTCCTACTCGTGGATTACCGGTAAGCATGAAGGCGCCTACACCAACCCCTGGGGGCCGAACGTCTGGGCCCGGGACATTCCGCCACGCAAGTGGGTGGCCAGCCTGGGGGTGAAGATTCCACAGTGGGATGCGCAAGTGGGCTGGCAGGGCCAGTGGGTGCGCCAGACTGACCGGGTACCCAGCGACATCTATGCCGGCGGCCCGGCCAGCGCCCTGGGCGACGCCTACTGGGACCAGTACAAGAACGACCGCTACAACGTGCACGGCCTGTTCGCCAACTGGAAACCCCAGCAGCCTTACCTCAAGGGCACCGAAGTCAACTTCACTCTGGACAACATGTTCAACCGTGACTATCGCCCACCACTGAGCGGCGATAACGCATCCAGCCTGGGGCGCAACGCCAAGATCAGCGTGACCCGCTTCTTCTGA
- a CDS encoding FecR family protein, with protein sequence MTRFSGTHNDLDSEQIDAEAASWFARNRNDPDRATRKAFDTWVSEPAHARAYAEFEELWVDLAQLQQLSRPIPLPRRKPAPWRPALAAAAAVLCAVLAVNLGTPQGPYIQQVAAQEKGARAFKLPDGSTLYVNANTQVKVDFSAQQRDIYLQQGQLYLEVAADKERPLWVHSGAAKVRVVGTAFDVRRGQRQLVVSVAHGQVAFSPDGKPGELTLLGARQQATYDLHKGTLRQQTLDSDEVADWRSGHLAFRNRDLASLVDELNLYRRQPVQLAEGSLGAYKVSGNLDVNDPDALIKALPVLIPVKAVPLADGQLRLEAR encoded by the coding sequence ATGACCCGCTTTTCCGGCACCCACAACGACCTCGACAGCGAGCAGATCGACGCCGAGGCCGCCAGCTGGTTCGCCCGCAACCGCAACGACCCGGACCGCGCCACGCGCAAGGCCTTCGATACCTGGGTCAGCGAGCCGGCCCACGCCCGGGCCTATGCCGAGTTCGAAGAACTGTGGGTCGATCTTGCGCAATTGCAGCAACTGAGCCGGCCCATTCCCCTGCCCCGGCGCAAGCCCGCCCCCTGGCGCCCGGCCCTGGCGGCGGCCGCGGCGGTGCTCTGTGCGGTGCTGGCAGTCAACCTGGGCACGCCCCAGGGACCCTACATCCAGCAGGTGGCGGCCCAGGAAAAGGGCGCCCGCGCCTTCAAGCTGCCCGATGGCAGCACCCTGTACGTCAACGCCAACACCCAGGTGAAAGTGGATTTCAGCGCCCAGCAGCGTGATATCTACCTGCAACAGGGCCAGCTGTACCTGGAAGTGGCCGCCGACAAGGAGCGCCCGCTGTGGGTGCACAGCGGCGCGGCCAAAGTGCGGGTGGTGGGCACCGCCTTCGACGTGCGTCGTGGCCAGCGCCAGCTGGTGGTCAGCGTCGCCCACGGCCAGGTGGCCTTCAGCCCGGACGGCAAGCCCGGGGAGTTGACCCTGCTCGGCGCCCGCCAGCAAGCCACCTATGACCTGCACAAAGGCACCCTGCGCCAGCAGACCCTGGACAGCGATGAGGTCGCGGACTGGCGCAGCGGGCACCTGGCCTTTCGCAACCGCGACCTGGCCAGCCTGGTGGATGAGTTGAACCTGTATCGGCGCCAGCCGGTGCAACTGGCCGAGGGTTCGCTGGGGGCCTACAAGGTCTCGGGCAACCTCGATGTCAACGACCCCGACGCCCTGATCAAGGCACTGCCCGTGCTGATTCCGGTAAAAGCCGTACCCCTGGCCGACGGCCAGCTGAGGCTCGAGGCTCGTTGA
- a CDS encoding RNA polymerase sigma factor, with the protein MSRSKPDSASADSVRGFYADILHFLRKRTDNASDAADMTQDVFTQWLDYRDRAQVEQPRAFLFQMARNLLRDHWRRQQVRSRAHQDGHHEQSLDNEPLADEQHEPLPAAQRLQRLEQLKEVLAQLSPRRREALMLHRFEGLSQTQIAERMGISVSMVEKHIAFALLHCKQHLQRENGKEQPE; encoded by the coding sequence ATGTCTCGCTCCAAGCCCGACTCTGCGTCGGCGGACTCTGTTCGCGGGTTCTATGCGGACATCCTGCATTTCCTGCGTAAACGCACGGACAACGCCAGCGACGCGGCGGACATGACCCAGGACGTGTTCACCCAATGGCTCGACTACCGTGACCGGGCCCAGGTCGAACAGCCCCGGGCCTTCCTGTTCCAGATGGCACGCAACCTGCTGCGTGATCATTGGCGGCGCCAGCAGGTACGCTCCCGGGCTCATCAGGACGGGCACCACGAGCAAAGCCTGGACAACGAACCCCTGGCCGACGAGCAGCATGAGCCCCTGCCCGCGGCCCAGCGCCTGCAACGCCTGGAACAGTTGAAAGAAGTCCTCGCCCAACTCTCGCCGCGCCGCCGCGAAGCCCTTATGCTGCACCGCTTCGAAGGGCTGAGCCAGACGCAGATCGCCGAGCGCATGGGCATTTCCGTGAGCATGGTGGAAAAACACATCGCCTTTGCCCTGCTGCACTGCAAGCAGCACCTACAACGAGAAAACGGCAAGGAGCAGCCTGAATGA
- a CDS encoding rhodanese-related sulfurtransferase produces the protein MTDFPTRSPAQIRQALLDRQELALIDVREEAPFAEAHPLFAANIALSKLELEVYARIPRRDTPITLYDQGEGLAQRAATRLRQLGYSDVALLAGGLEGWRSAGGELFKDVNVPSKAFGELVEAERHTPSLAAEELQALLDQQADLVVLDARRFDEYQTMSIPGSTSVPGAELVLRVRELAPDPRTRVVVNCAGRTRSIIGTQSLVNAGIPNPVAALRNGTIGWTLAGQKLEHGQSRRFKAINEAQRAPAQDAARAVADRADVARIDLAQWRRWQADPKRTSYLFDVRTPEEFAAGHLPGARSTPGGQLVQETDHFASVRGARLVLVDDDGVRANMSASWLAQMGWQVAVLDGLRDSDFSVRGPWQAPLPDTSPAEEISPRTLATWLQEPGTLVLDFTASANYVQRHIPGAWWALPSQLQEALAQLPQAERYVLTCGSSLLARFVVPQLQALTQRPVFLLSGGTAAWIEAGLPVEESRQQLASPRIDRYRRPYEGTDNPKEAMQGYLDWEFGLVAQLGRDGTHGFFVI, from the coding sequence ATGACCGATTTCCCGACCCGCAGCCCGGCACAGATCCGCCAGGCCCTGCTCGACCGCCAGGAGCTGGCACTGATCGATGTGCGTGAAGAAGCGCCCTTCGCCGAGGCCCACCCGCTGTTCGCGGCCAACATCGCGCTGTCGAAACTGGAGCTGGAGGTGTATGCGCGCATCCCCCGCCGCGACACCCCGATCACCCTCTACGACCAGGGCGAAGGGCTGGCCCAGCGCGCCGCCACGCGCCTGCGGCAACTGGGCTACAGCGATGTCGCCCTGCTGGCAGGCGGCCTGGAGGGTTGGCGCAGCGCCGGCGGCGAGCTGTTCAAGGACGTCAACGTGCCGAGCAAGGCCTTTGGCGAACTGGTGGAAGCCGAGCGCCACACTCCGTCCCTGGCCGCCGAGGAGCTCCAGGCACTGCTCGACCAGCAGGCCGACCTGGTGGTGCTCGATGCCCGGCGCTTCGACGAATACCAGACCATGAGCATCCCCGGCAGCACCAGCGTGCCCGGGGCCGAACTGGTGCTGCGGGTGCGTGAGCTGGCCCCCGATCCCCGCACCCGGGTGGTGGTCAATTGCGCCGGGCGCACCCGCAGCATCATCGGCACCCAGTCCCTGGTGAATGCCGGCATCCCCAACCCGGTGGCGGCACTGCGCAATGGCACCATCGGCTGGACCCTGGCCGGGCAGAAGCTCGAACACGGTCAGAGCCGGCGCTTCAAGGCCATCAACGAGGCCCAGCGGGCCCCAGCCCAGGACGCCGCTCGGGCCGTGGCCGACCGCGCCGACGTGGCACGCATCGACCTGGCCCAGTGGCGGCGCTGGCAGGCCGACCCCAAGCGCACCAGCTACCTGTTCGATGTGCGCACCCCGGAGGAATTCGCCGCCGGCCACCTGCCCGGCGCCCGCTCCACCCCCGGTGGGCAACTGGTGCAGGAAACCGACCACTTCGCCAGCGTGCGCGGTGCGCGCCTGGTCCTGGTGGACGACGACGGCGTGCGCGCCAACATGAGCGCTTCCTGGCTGGCCCAGATGGGCTGGCAGGTGGCGGTGCTGGACGGCCTGCGCGACAGCGACTTCAGCGTGCGCGGCCCCTGGCAGGCGCCACTGCCGGACACCTCGCCGGCCGAAGAAATCAGCCCCCGCACCCTCGCCACCTGGCTCCAGGAGCCCGGCACCCTGGTACTGGACTTCACCGCCAGCGCCAACTACGTGCAGCGCCACATCCCCGGCGCCTGGTGGGCATTGCCCAGCCAGTTGCAGGAAGCCCTGGCCCAGTTGCCACAGGCGGAGCGCTATGTCCTGACCTGCGGCAGCAGCCTGCTGGCGCGCTTCGTGGTGCCGCAGCTGCAGGCCCTGACCCAGCGTCCGGTGTTCCTCCTCAGCGGTGGCACCGCGGCGTGGATCGAAGCCGGCCTGCCCGTGGAAGAAAGCCGCCAGCAACTGGCTTCACCCCGGATCGACCGCTACCGGCGCCCCTATGAAGGCACCGACAACCCGAAAGAAGCCATGCAGGGCTACCTGGACTGGGAATTCGGCCTGGTGGCGCAGTTGGGCCGGGATGGCACCCACGGCTTCTTCGTCATCTGA